Proteins encoded together in one Neobacillus sp. FSL H8-0543 window:
- a CDS encoding DEAD/DEAH box helicase encodes MNFLVTEKKIKQLCGETAFKKGRAYYRAGKVSFESYNEDSTIFKASVKGDTLFHVTIKDGQNGAIKGECTCPTLASFNTYCQHVAAVLQCVHDLQEHGSSSFSFSSNHTNENAEARPADTLNQQLANKMLGLFRKSTIRPSAKQLHFETREVLQMEFICTPIPLNKGRFMFGVEAKIGPIFINILSDFLEKIDRREPYILSNDFIYHPERHSFQNETDLVLRKLLMIHHNEQLYMEIGKYSSSNNNRMILVSPSFWEDLFPLLSAAPYVKFQHDGYSANGIYLSNEPIPLSFEFKESLQNDFKSYRLDVKGLNQLTVMKAYGYVLFEGKIVKLPAEDCNRLAELKQMLEDSGEDSIVIRHEQIEPFIDTVVPGLMKIGHVRIPQTVTKQLTKTPLKAKLFLDRVKNRLLAGLEFHYGNMVINPLEGEQKLSSASPKLVREGDKEQKILQMLEESSFTKTEGGYFMHNEEEEYHFLYHVVPRLKKLIQIYATTAVKIRVNTGYIGPKIKVKVDERTDWLEFRFDIKAIPEAEIQDLLKSIEEKRKYYRMQNGSLVSLETDEFQKLILFMNELNASGEDLMGEGIRVPLIKGIQQIDALEEGNLLSAGQTFHQLIKNLQNPDNLEFALPDRLNTVLRDYQKYGFRWLKMLAKYKFGGILADDMGLGKTLQSIAFIVSVLSEIREKQQPALIVCPSSLVYNWLNELKKFAPEIQVLIVDGNKAERNALLKDTTVIDVIITSYPILRRDISTIYDKSFHTLFLDEAQAFKNHTTQTAKAVKKIQADYRFALTGTPVENSIEELWSIFNVVFPNLLPGRRVFQELRRENIAKRVRPFILRRLKEDVLKELPEKIETIQSSDLVVEQKKLYAAYLAKLKQDTLKHLNKESFQKNRIRILAGLTRLRQICCHPTLFVEDYQGSSGKFEQLLEIIEECRSTGKRMLIFSQFTKMLDLIGRELITQGLPYFYLDGQTPSSERVELCNRFNDGERDMFLISLKAGGTGLNLTGADTVVLYDLWWNPAVEQQAADRAHRMGQKNVVQVIKLVAHGTIEEKMNDLQERKKHLIEEVIQPGQEQMSAFTEQEIREILLM; translated from the coding sequence ATGAATTTTTTGGTAACCGAAAAAAAAATCAAGCAACTATGTGGAGAAACGGCTTTTAAAAAGGGCAGGGCCTATTATCGGGCTGGAAAGGTGAGCTTTGAAAGTTATAACGAGGATAGTACTATCTTCAAAGCAAGTGTAAAGGGTGATACCCTCTTTCACGTCACGATAAAAGACGGCCAAAATGGCGCAATTAAAGGCGAATGCACCTGTCCAACCTTAGCTTCTTTCAACACATACTGCCAGCATGTTGCAGCCGTTCTTCAGTGTGTACACGATTTACAGGAGCATGGCAGTTCATCATTTAGCTTTTCATCAAACCATACAAACGAAAATGCTGAAGCAAGACCTGCCGATACTCTAAATCAGCAACTGGCTAATAAAATGCTAGGATTGTTTAGGAAAAGTACAATTAGACCGAGTGCCAAGCAGTTACATTTCGAAACAAGGGAAGTTCTGCAAATGGAATTCATCTGTACACCTATTCCTCTCAATAAGGGAAGGTTTATGTTCGGAGTGGAAGCCAAGATTGGTCCTATTTTTATTAATATATTAAGTGATTTTCTTGAAAAGATTGACCGGAGAGAACCCTATATTTTATCAAATGATTTTATCTACCATCCAGAACGACATAGCTTTCAAAATGAAACAGATTTAGTGCTCCGAAAATTATTGATGATCCATCACAATGAACAACTGTACATGGAAATTGGAAAGTATTCTTCCTCCAATAATAATCGAATGATATTGGTTTCACCATCATTTTGGGAAGACCTCTTTCCATTGCTTTCGGCTGCCCCATACGTAAAATTTCAGCATGATGGTTATTCTGCAAACGGAATCTATTTATCTAACGAACCAATCCCGCTATCCTTTGAGTTTAAAGAATCATTACAAAATGATTTCAAAAGCTATCGATTAGACGTAAAAGGGTTAAATCAGTTAACTGTAATGAAGGCGTATGGTTATGTCCTATTTGAAGGGAAAATCGTAAAATTACCAGCGGAAGATTGTAATCGACTGGCAGAACTAAAGCAAATGCTGGAGGATTCCGGTGAAGATAGTATTGTAATCCGACATGAACAAATCGAACCATTTATTGATACGGTAGTGCCTGGTCTAATGAAAATAGGGCATGTTCGAATACCACAGACTGTAACGAAACAGTTGACTAAAACTCCACTGAAAGCGAAATTGTTTTTAGATCGGGTGAAGAATCGGCTGCTTGCTGGTCTTGAATTTCACTATGGGAACATGGTAATTAACCCTTTGGAAGGTGAGCAAAAATTATCTTCAGCTTCTCCTAAACTGGTGAGAGAAGGGGATAAGGAGCAGAAAATCCTCCAAATGCTGGAGGAAAGTTCATTTACCAAAACTGAGGGCGGTTACTTTATGCATAACGAGGAGGAAGAATACCATTTCCTGTATCATGTTGTTCCCAGACTTAAAAAATTAATCCAGATATATGCCACAACGGCTGTGAAAATACGAGTCAATACTGGATATATAGGCCCGAAGATTAAGGTAAAAGTTGATGAACGCACAGATTGGCTTGAATTTCGGTTTGATATAAAGGCAATCCCTGAAGCTGAGATTCAAGACCTGCTAAAGTCAATTGAGGAAAAACGTAAATATTATCGTATGCAAAACGGTTCATTGGTATCATTGGAAACCGATGAGTTTCAAAAATTGATCCTTTTCATGAACGAATTGAATGCCTCTGGTGAGGATTTGATGGGAGAGGGAATACGCGTTCCTTTAATCAAAGGAATCCAACAGATTGATGCTCTTGAGGAAGGAAACCTCCTAAGTGCAGGGCAGACTTTCCACCAATTAATTAAAAATTTGCAGAACCCTGATAACTTGGAGTTTGCGCTACCGGATAGATTAAACACAGTTCTAAGAGATTATCAAAAATATGGTTTTCGCTGGTTGAAAATGCTGGCAAAGTACAAATTTGGCGGTATTCTAGCAGATGATATGGGACTTGGAAAAACACTTCAAAGTATCGCTTTTATCGTTTCTGTTCTCTCTGAAATTCGTGAAAAGCAGCAGCCGGCGCTGATTGTATGTCCTTCTTCGCTTGTATACAACTGGTTGAACGAGTTAAAGAAATTTGCACCGGAGATTCAAGTGCTAATTGTTGACGGCAATAAAGCAGAACGAAATGCACTTCTGAAGGATACTACTGTGATAGACGTAATTATTACCTCGTATCCAATTTTGCGCAGGGATATCAGTACGATTTACGATAAATCCTTTCATACGTTGTTTTTGGATGAGGCACAGGCCTTTAAAAATCATACAACCCAGACGGCAAAAGCAGTGAAAAAAATTCAAGCAGATTACCGCTTTGCCCTGACAGGAACGCCAGTTGAGAATTCAATCGAAGAACTTTGGTCCATTTTCAATGTGGTTTTTCCGAATTTATTGCCGGGTCGAAGGGTTTTTCAGGAGTTGAGGCGTGAAAACATTGCCAAACGGGTACGCCCGTTTATACTTCGACGTTTAAAGGAAGATGTACTTAAAGAACTTCCAGAAAAGATTGAAACCATTCAATCTTCGGACTTGGTTGTTGAGCAGAAAAAGTTATATGCTGCCTATTTAGCAAAACTGAAACAAGATACTTTGAAGCATTTAAACAAGGAGTCATTCCAAAAAAATCGGATTAGAATCCTGGCAGGTCTAACAAGACTCAGGCAGATTTGCTGTCATCCGACACTATTTGTTGAAGACTATCAGGGAAGTTCAGGGAAATTTGAGCAACTGCTGGAAATTATCGAAGAATGCCGCAGTACAGGAAAGCGGATGTTGATTTTTTCACAATTCACCAAAATGCTGGATCTTATCGGTAGAGAATTAATAACTCAAGGATTGCCATATTTCTACTTAGATGGGCAGACTCCATCATCCGAGCGTGTGGAATTATGCAATCGATTTAATGATGGTGAACGGGATATGTTTCTGATTTCCTTAAAAGCCGGAGGGACAGGATTAAATCT